In Pangasianodon hypophthalmus isolate fPanHyp1 chromosome 3, fPanHyp1.pri, whole genome shotgun sequence, a single genomic region encodes these proteins:
- the sec23ip gene encoding SEC23-interacting protein isoform X1: MAERKSNVPSSSANLLFSTAPEFNFNLPFIPVSQATDPAVLSGDDVSEVGEEDSFLGQTSSTAPEPSTFSYFSASGGSGDPFASIGPKSYLPPASTVVPTAASSLVSSATSLPPNPPISHVNSAQQQYGNAVYQNPISTHTPSPNVTATPPPQASQQPFNPYRHTATSSKASPYIMAPELQQQPPHQTPQHLNPYSQTPPPPTFPSAPPPFTQPPPAQVPPPPSGPNMAGPVVPANPMMQYSYNVYEPVQPHWFYCKQVESRKVWLPFSILDSIRLEETFNSVQPDPENVIVSTDGARYDVQLYDRTRTAVYWEEEPTEVRRCTWFYKGDTDSRFIPYSEEFSDKLEAEYKKAVCTNQWHRRLEFPSGETIVMHNPKVIVQFQPTATPDEWGTTQDGQTRPRVVKRGVDDDHDEVPDGEMPQVDHLVFMVHGIGPVCDLRFRSMVECVDDFRSVSLKLLQSHFKKALDDRVISRVEFLPVHWHTALHGDATGVDRRIKKITLPSTVRLRHFTNETLLDVLFYNSPTYCQTIMDTVAFEINRLYALFMQRNPEFKGGVSVAGHSLGSLILFDLLSNQKNPSSASTPNGNAQPEVKQVSPPVSQATEVFSPAAAEEAKEEEEETADLSSVLEQLGLSEYLSTFEQEKIDVESLLMCTVDDLKEMGIPLGPRKKLAKFVKEKAAKQAVQQAAGEKVIAKEDIKEVSTPQHTESVTTVARSKVPVGRLTSSMHVDYNCFEIGTGQVSVVYHALDFNPVNFFALGSPIGMFLTVRGVEKLEETYQLPTCKGFFNIYHPLDPVAYRLEPMILPDIELEPVLIPHHKGRKRLHLELKESLSRMGSDLKQGFISSLKTAWQTLHDFARAHTASTKLHEQLAIVASQIKEEEEMQNKEAENKLVPETPEPAKEEETRVKVGMLNGGRRIDYVLQEKPIESFNEYLFALQSHLCYWESEDTALFFLKEVYKTMDIWPEQTAH; this comes from the exons atggcTGAAAGGAAAAGCAATGTCCCCAGCTCCAGCGCCAACCTGCTCTTTTCCACAGCTCCAGAGTTTAATTTTAATCTGCCGTTTATTCCTGTCAGTCAAGCCACTGACCCAGCAGTTTTATCCGGAG ATGATGTGAGCGAAGTTGGTGAAGAAGACAGCTTTCTTGGTCAGACCTCATCAACTGCACCTGAGCCATCAACGTTCAGCTATTTTTCAGCCTCTGGGGGCAGCGGTGATCCGTTTGCTTCAATAGGGCCCAAGTCGTACCTGCCTCCTGCTTCTACTGTTGTCCCAACAGCTGCTTCTTCACTAGTGTCCAGTGCTACAAGTCTGCCACCAAACCCCCCGATTTCTCATGTAAACTCTGCGCAGCAGCAGTATGGCAATGCAGTTTACCAGAACcccatcagcacacacactccttcacctAATGTAACGGCTACTCCGCCTCCCCAGGCCAGCCAGCAGCCCTTTAATCCGTATCGTCACACAGCCACAAGTAGTAAAGCTAGCCCTTATATCATGGCTCCTGAGCTACAGCAGCAACCTCCTCATCAGACACCACAACATCTCAATCCATACTCTCAGACCCCACCACCTCCCACGTTCCCGTCCGCACCCCCACCATTCACCCAG CCTCCCCCTGCACAGGTTCCTCCCCCACCTTCAGGACCCAACATGGCAGGACCTGTGGTTCCAGCCAACCCCATGATGCAATACTCGTATAACGTCTATGAGCCTGTTCAGCCTCACTGGTTCTACTGCAAACAAGTGGAGTCCAGGAAAGTTTGGCTTCCCTTCAGTATCCTGGATTCCATACGACTGGAGGAGACTTTTAATTCGG TCCAGCCAGACCCGGAGAATGTGATAGTGAGTACAGATGGTGCACGCTATGATGTGCAGCTTTATGACCGCACTCGCACTGCTGTGTACTGGGAGGAGGAGCCAACTGAGGTGCGCCGCTGTACCTGGTTCTACAAAGGGGACACAGACAGCCGCTTTATCCCCTATTCCGAGGAGTTCAGTGACAAACTAGAG GCAGAATATAAGAAAGCCGTTTGCACTAATCAGTGGCACCGCCGGCTGGAATTTCCTTCAGGGGAAACAATTGTTATGCACAATCCAAAG GTCATAGTGCAGTTTCAGCCAACAGCCACGCCTGATGAATGGGGCACTACACAGGATGGTCAGACTCGGCCCAGAGTGGTGAAGAGGGGAGTGGATGATGACCATGATGAAGTCCCAGATG GTGAAATGCCACAAGTGGACCATCTGGTATTTATGGTGCATGGCATTGGCCCTGTCTGTGATCTGCGGTTCAGGAGCATGGTGGAGTGTG TGGATGACTTCCGCAGTGTTTCCCTGAAGCTGCTGCAGAGTCATTTTAAGAAGGCTCTAGATGACCGTGTTATAAGTCGTGTGGAGTTTCTGCCTGTGCACTGGCACACAGCCCTGCATGGAGATGCCACAGGAGTGGACAG GCGGATAAAGAAGATCACTTTGCCCAGCACTGTGCGCCTGCGACACTTTACCAATGAAACCCTCTTAGATGTACTATTCTACAACAGCCCAACCTATTGCCAGACCATCATGGACACTGTAGCTTTTGAGATTAACCGACTTTATGCACTGTTCATGCAGAGAAACCCAGAATTCAAAGGGGGTGTGTCAGTAGCTGGACACAGTCTAG GCTCTTTGATACTTTTCGACCTACTGTCTAATCAGAAGAACCCATCTTCTGCCTCAACTCCAAATGGGAACGCCCAGCCTGAAGTTAAACAG GTGAGTCCTCCTGTCTCCCAGGCCACTGAGGTCTTTAGCCCGGCTGCAGCAGAGGAAgcaaaggaggaggaagaggagactGCTGATCTGTCATCTGTTCTGGAGCAGCTTGGTCTGTCTGAGTACCTCAGCACCTTCGAACAGGAGAAGATTGATGTTGAGTCACTG cttaTGTGCACAGTGGATGATTTGAAAGAAATGGGTATTCCTTTGGGGCCACGCAAGAAGCTTGCCAAGTTTGTTAAAGAGAAGGCAGCAAAACAG GCTGTGCAACAGGCTGCAGGAGAGAAAGTTATAGCTAAAGAAGACATTAAAGAAGTTTCAACCCCTCAACACACTGAATCAGTCACAACTGTTGCCCGTTCCAAAGTCCCAGTGGGCAGGCTTACGTCCTCCATGCATGTAGATTACAACTGCTTCGAAATTGGCACTGGGCAG GTGTCTGTGGTGTATCATGCTCTGGACTTCAACCCTGTCAATTTCTTTGCACTTGGCTCTCCAATTGGCATGTTTCTGACGGTGCGAGGGGTGGAGAAACTTGAGGAGACCTACCAGCTACCCACCTGCAAAGgcttctttaacatttatcatCCA TTGGATCCAGTGGCATACAGACTTGAGCCCATGATTTTACCAGATATAGAACTGGAACCTGTTTTGATTCCTCATCATAAAGGAAGGAAAAGGCTTCATCTTG AATTAAAGGAGAGTCTGTCCAGGATGGGTTCTGACTTGAAGCAGGGATTCATCAGTTCTTTAAAGACTGCTTGGCAGACCCTGCATGATTTTGCTCGTGCTCATACTGCCTCTACAAAGCTGCATGAACAGCTGGCCATAGTGGCCAGTCAAataaaagaggaagaggaaatgcAGAACAAAGAAG cTGAGAATAAGCTAGTGCCAGAGACTCCTGAGCCTGCAAAGGAGGAAGAGACTCGGGTGAAGGTGGGCATGCTGAATGGAGGACGTCGCATTGATTATGTCCTGCAAGAGAAGCCCATTGAGAGCTTTAATGAATACCTCTTTGCTCTCCAGAGTCACCTGTGTTACTG GGAATCTGAAGACACTGCTTTGTTCTTCCTTAAAGAGGTTTATAAGACCATGGACATATGGCCAGAGCAAACAGCGCACTGA
- the sec23ip gene encoding SEC23-interacting protein isoform X2 → MTSPEDDVSEVGEEDSFLGQTSSTAPEPSTFSYFSASGGSGDPFASIGPKSYLPPASTVVPTAASSLVSSATSLPPNPPISHVNSAQQQYGNAVYQNPISTHTPSPNVTATPPPQASQQPFNPYRHTATSSKASPYIMAPELQQQPPHQTPQHLNPYSQTPPPPTFPSAPPPFTQPPPAQVPPPPSGPNMAGPVVPANPMMQYSYNVYEPVQPHWFYCKQVESRKVWLPFSILDSIRLEETFNSVQPDPENVIVSTDGARYDVQLYDRTRTAVYWEEEPTEVRRCTWFYKGDTDSRFIPYSEEFSDKLEAEYKKAVCTNQWHRRLEFPSGETIVMHNPKVIVQFQPTATPDEWGTTQDGQTRPRVVKRGVDDDHDEVPDGEMPQVDHLVFMVHGIGPVCDLRFRSMVECVDDFRSVSLKLLQSHFKKALDDRVISRVEFLPVHWHTALHGDATGVDRRIKKITLPSTVRLRHFTNETLLDVLFYNSPTYCQTIMDTVAFEINRLYALFMQRNPEFKGGVSVAGHSLGSLILFDLLSNQKNPSSASTPNGNAQPEVKQVSPPVSQATEVFSPAAAEEAKEEEEETADLSSVLEQLGLSEYLSTFEQEKIDVESLLMCTVDDLKEMGIPLGPRKKLAKFVKEKAAKQAVQQAAGEKVIAKEDIKEVSTPQHTESVTTVARSKVPVGRLTSSMHVDYNCFEIGTGQVSVVYHALDFNPVNFFALGSPIGMFLTVRGVEKLEETYQLPTCKGFFNIYHPLDPVAYRLEPMILPDIELEPVLIPHHKGRKRLHLELKESLSRMGSDLKQGFISSLKTAWQTLHDFARAHTASTKLHEQLAIVASQIKEEEEMQNKEAENKLVPETPEPAKEEETRVKVGMLNGGRRIDYVLQEKPIESFNEYLFALQSHLCYWESEDTALFFLKEVYKTMDIWPEQTAH, encoded by the exons ATGACGAGTCCCGagg ATGATGTGAGCGAAGTTGGTGAAGAAGACAGCTTTCTTGGTCAGACCTCATCAACTGCACCTGAGCCATCAACGTTCAGCTATTTTTCAGCCTCTGGGGGCAGCGGTGATCCGTTTGCTTCAATAGGGCCCAAGTCGTACCTGCCTCCTGCTTCTACTGTTGTCCCAACAGCTGCTTCTTCACTAGTGTCCAGTGCTACAAGTCTGCCACCAAACCCCCCGATTTCTCATGTAAACTCTGCGCAGCAGCAGTATGGCAATGCAGTTTACCAGAACcccatcagcacacacactccttcacctAATGTAACGGCTACTCCGCCTCCCCAGGCCAGCCAGCAGCCCTTTAATCCGTATCGTCACACAGCCACAAGTAGTAAAGCTAGCCCTTATATCATGGCTCCTGAGCTACAGCAGCAACCTCCTCATCAGACACCACAACATCTCAATCCATACTCTCAGACCCCACCACCTCCCACGTTCCCGTCCGCACCCCCACCATTCACCCAG CCTCCCCCTGCACAGGTTCCTCCCCCACCTTCAGGACCCAACATGGCAGGACCTGTGGTTCCAGCCAACCCCATGATGCAATACTCGTATAACGTCTATGAGCCTGTTCAGCCTCACTGGTTCTACTGCAAACAAGTGGAGTCCAGGAAAGTTTGGCTTCCCTTCAGTATCCTGGATTCCATACGACTGGAGGAGACTTTTAATTCGG TCCAGCCAGACCCGGAGAATGTGATAGTGAGTACAGATGGTGCACGCTATGATGTGCAGCTTTATGACCGCACTCGCACTGCTGTGTACTGGGAGGAGGAGCCAACTGAGGTGCGCCGCTGTACCTGGTTCTACAAAGGGGACACAGACAGCCGCTTTATCCCCTATTCCGAGGAGTTCAGTGACAAACTAGAG GCAGAATATAAGAAAGCCGTTTGCACTAATCAGTGGCACCGCCGGCTGGAATTTCCTTCAGGGGAAACAATTGTTATGCACAATCCAAAG GTCATAGTGCAGTTTCAGCCAACAGCCACGCCTGATGAATGGGGCACTACACAGGATGGTCAGACTCGGCCCAGAGTGGTGAAGAGGGGAGTGGATGATGACCATGATGAAGTCCCAGATG GTGAAATGCCACAAGTGGACCATCTGGTATTTATGGTGCATGGCATTGGCCCTGTCTGTGATCTGCGGTTCAGGAGCATGGTGGAGTGTG TGGATGACTTCCGCAGTGTTTCCCTGAAGCTGCTGCAGAGTCATTTTAAGAAGGCTCTAGATGACCGTGTTATAAGTCGTGTGGAGTTTCTGCCTGTGCACTGGCACACAGCCCTGCATGGAGATGCCACAGGAGTGGACAG GCGGATAAAGAAGATCACTTTGCCCAGCACTGTGCGCCTGCGACACTTTACCAATGAAACCCTCTTAGATGTACTATTCTACAACAGCCCAACCTATTGCCAGACCATCATGGACACTGTAGCTTTTGAGATTAACCGACTTTATGCACTGTTCATGCAGAGAAACCCAGAATTCAAAGGGGGTGTGTCAGTAGCTGGACACAGTCTAG GCTCTTTGATACTTTTCGACCTACTGTCTAATCAGAAGAACCCATCTTCTGCCTCAACTCCAAATGGGAACGCCCAGCCTGAAGTTAAACAG GTGAGTCCTCCTGTCTCCCAGGCCACTGAGGTCTTTAGCCCGGCTGCAGCAGAGGAAgcaaaggaggaggaagaggagactGCTGATCTGTCATCTGTTCTGGAGCAGCTTGGTCTGTCTGAGTACCTCAGCACCTTCGAACAGGAGAAGATTGATGTTGAGTCACTG cttaTGTGCACAGTGGATGATTTGAAAGAAATGGGTATTCCTTTGGGGCCACGCAAGAAGCTTGCCAAGTTTGTTAAAGAGAAGGCAGCAAAACAG GCTGTGCAACAGGCTGCAGGAGAGAAAGTTATAGCTAAAGAAGACATTAAAGAAGTTTCAACCCCTCAACACACTGAATCAGTCACAACTGTTGCCCGTTCCAAAGTCCCAGTGGGCAGGCTTACGTCCTCCATGCATGTAGATTACAACTGCTTCGAAATTGGCACTGGGCAG GTGTCTGTGGTGTATCATGCTCTGGACTTCAACCCTGTCAATTTCTTTGCACTTGGCTCTCCAATTGGCATGTTTCTGACGGTGCGAGGGGTGGAGAAACTTGAGGAGACCTACCAGCTACCCACCTGCAAAGgcttctttaacatttatcatCCA TTGGATCCAGTGGCATACAGACTTGAGCCCATGATTTTACCAGATATAGAACTGGAACCTGTTTTGATTCCTCATCATAAAGGAAGGAAAAGGCTTCATCTTG AATTAAAGGAGAGTCTGTCCAGGATGGGTTCTGACTTGAAGCAGGGATTCATCAGTTCTTTAAAGACTGCTTGGCAGACCCTGCATGATTTTGCTCGTGCTCATACTGCCTCTACAAAGCTGCATGAACAGCTGGCCATAGTGGCCAGTCAAataaaagaggaagaggaaatgcAGAACAAAGAAG cTGAGAATAAGCTAGTGCCAGAGACTCCTGAGCCTGCAAAGGAGGAAGAGACTCGGGTGAAGGTGGGCATGCTGAATGGAGGACGTCGCATTGATTATGTCCTGCAAGAGAAGCCCATTGAGAGCTTTAATGAATACCTCTTTGCTCTCCAGAGTCACCTGTGTTACTG GGAATCTGAAGACACTGCTTTGTTCTTCCTTAAAGAGGTTTATAAGACCATGGACATATGGCCAGAGCAAACAGCGCACTGA
- the csgalnact2 gene encoding chondroitin sulfate N-acetylgalactosaminyltransferase 2: protein MPRRGLPLQGRVRWLLLGIFLLLVFLFFAYLLECTPPADVSHGLPGLGVEPYGKEYFQALLQEQEERHLSRAASLKRQIAQLKQELQEMNDKLKSLQERKEGPGLQGLVDGKDQEPSDLLEFLHSQIDKAEVNTGARLPSEYALVPFESFTTTKVYQLEMGLTRHPEEKPVRKDRRDELVEVIEAGLDVLNNPDEEDGQEEDIPMQRQTFTESHFVEGLYRTERDKGTLYELYFAKENSHEFRHVTLFRPFGPLMKVRSTSVDTGSTIINIIVPLSGRTEAFIQFVHNFREVCIHQDKRVHLTVVYFGEEGLQEVTSSLRKMSSEENFTNYTLIPVDEEFSRGRGLDIGAHAWKKETDVLMFFCDVDIYFTLEFLNTCRLNTTPGKRVFYPVVFSLYNPAIVYGNLELAPPIEHQLIHKKDAGFWRDFGFGMTCQYRSDFLTIGGFDLEVKGWGVEDVHLYRKYLRSELIVMRTPVSGLFHLWHEKLCADELTPEQYRMCIQSKAMNEASHSHLGMLVFREEIENHLRKQAYKSQSRAED from the exons ATGCCCAGACGAGGGCTGCCACTGCAAGGCCGGGTGCGCTGGCTCCTTCTGGGTATATTTTTGCTTCTTGTCTTCCTCTTCTTTGCCTACTTGCTGGAGTGTACACCACCTGCAGATGTGAGCCATGGGTTGCCTGGTCTCGGAGTGGAACCTTATGGAAAAGAATATTTTCAGGCACTGCtccaggagcaggaggagcggCACCTCAGCCGAGCAGCCAGCCTCAAGAGGCAGATTGCACAGCTTAAACAGGAGCTGCAGGAGATGAATGACAAGCTGAAGAGCCTgcaggagagaaaagagggCCCTGGACTACAGGGCCTGGTTGATGGCAAAGATCAGGAACCGAGTGACCTGTTGGAATTCCTGCATTCGCAGATCGATAAGGCTGAGGTGAATACAGGAGCAAGGCTCCCCAGCGAGTATGCTTTAGTGCCCTTTGAAAGTTTCACCACCACAAAGGTTTATCAGCTGGAGATGGGTCTCACTCGGCATCCTGAGGAAAAGCCTGTACGCAAGGACCGGAGAGATGAGCTGGTGGAGGTGATTGAGGCAGGTCTGGATGTTCTAAACAACCCTGATGAAGAGGACGGCCAGGAGGAGGACATCCCCATGCAGAGGCAGACCTTCACAGAGAGCCACTTTGTCGAGG GGCTTTACAGGACTGAGCGGGACAAAGGCACATTGTACGAGCTGTATTTTGCGAAGGAAAATTCACATGAATTCCGTCATGTAACCCTCTTCCGTCCTTTCGGTCCCTTAATGAAAGTGAGGAGCACATCTGTGGACACAGGCAGCACAATCATTAATATTATAGTACCTCTGTCAGGAAGAACAGAAGCTTTTATTCAGTTTGTACACAACTTCAG gGAGGTGTGTATACATCAGGACAAGCGAGTACATCTTACAGTGGTCTACTTTGGGGAAGAGGGCTTGCAAGAGGTGACATCATCCTTACGAAAAATGTCCAG TGAGGAGAATTTCACGAACTACACTCTGATTCCTGTGGACGAGGAGTTTTCCCGTGGCAGAGGATTGGACATTGGTGCTCATGCATGGAAGAAAGAGACTGAtgtgttgatgtttttctgCGATGTAGATATTTATTTCACGCTTGAATTTCTCAACACGTGCCGTCTCAATACAACCCCTG GGAAGCGAGTGTTCTATCCAGTAGTGTTTAGTTTATACAATCCTGCCATAGTATATGGAAATCTTGAATTGGCTCCACCCATTGAACATCAGTTG ATTCATAAAAAAGATGCTGGATTCTGGAGGGACTTTGGTTTTGGCATGACGTGTCAGTATCGCTCGGACTTCCTCACGATCG GCGGATTTGATCTGGAAGTGAAGGGTTGGGGAGTGGAGGATGTCCATTTGTACAGGAAGTATCTGAGGAGTGAGCTGATAGTGATGCGCACGCCTGTTTCAGGTCTCTTCCACCTGTGGCATGAGAAGCTGTGTGCAGATGAGTTAACGCCAGAACAGTACCGCATGTGCATCCAGTCCAAAGCCATGAACGAAgcttctcattctcatttgGGCATGTTGGTGTTCCGCGAGGAGATCGAGAACCACCTCCGCAAACAGGCTTACAAAAGTCAGAGCAGGGCAGAGGATTGA
- the ret gene encoding proto-oncogene tyrosine-protein kinase receptor Ret, whose product MGRTRAFTLWGDTVLLLLLLWEGSWGLYFPQSTYSESIYVGQAAGTPVLQVHAMQERASEQPYFCLYWRRLQKSAPYASWFYIDAVTGVIYMNKTLDWTDFESISSSWFAHAKRLTLKVTAAPMSQKILCAQFPNAEVSLTFFNATAPTCGQMKIEKLCFPDRDINPHIKENRMPGPLRQLRRFTHADLCPNYNISYRVKPESPVPFIVNDSTSELVVTAPLDREEKEVYRLILTCLVQTEKELFTNFTPLHISIYDEDDSPPYVNGTDTEDVLIEFSRNKGAAFGDLFVYDRDTTSTYHKEQSQNKYVWTLLTNDSWIKDTFTIQQNFSEEKPIFGNVRGTVYKYKLRLIRNISVDEKRSFQLDYLVNDTTFRGPEGTVMLHFNVTILPVSISFSNITYFYVLSRKSMTYSQIGEVCVDNCLKFKGIEIAYHLELSDRNISANVQSCYTAVDVARNLEDMSGVLYVNDTEPLRRPECQELQYVLVAHEQHKQLQAKTLVIIIFEGEADPLRTDGQRSLACAEKRQRGECETFSGLGTSTGRCQWRQGTEKVISENYSTCSPDLRTCPDGYCDVIESKNISICPQDCTREPIIGGHERGLMLGIKAGHGTCYCYLEKCFCEQDDMEEAICDDMCKTVIATAVLLSFIVSILLSSYFIHRYHKSTPKPPIASAEMTFRRPAQSYPISYSANNVRRGSLDSMENQVAIDTFKIPEDPKWEFPRKNLVLGKTLGEGEFGKVVKATAFRLKGKAGYTTVAVKMLKENASHSELRDLLSEFTLLKQVNHPHVIKMYGACSQDGPLYLIVEYAKYGSLRNFLRESRKVGPSYMGSDANRNSSYLENPDERALTMGDLISFAWQISRGMQYLAEMKLVHRDLAARNVLVAEGRKMKISDFGLSRDVYEEDSYVKRSKGRIPVKWMAIESLFDHIYTTQSDVWSFGVLLWEIVTLGGNPYPGIAPERLFNLLKTGYRMEKPENCTEEMYSLMLRCWKQEPDKRPTFSEISKELEKMMVKSRDYLDLAASTPADALLYDDTLSEEDTPLVDCNNAPLPRTLPSTWIENKLYGMSYPNWPEKSPVLLNRLDATNPEFTRYANDSVYANWMALPSPAKIMDKLDS is encoded by the exons GCTCCTGGGGACTGTACTTTCCTCAGTCCACATACTCAGAGAGCATCTATGTTGGCCAGGCAGCAGGTACACCAGTGCTGCAGGTGCACGCCATGCAGGAGAGAGCTTCAGAGCAGCCATACTTCTGCCTGTACTGGAGGAGGCTCCAGAAATCTGCTCCTTATGCATCATGGTTCTACATCGACGCTGTCACTGGAGTGATCTACATGAACAAAACTCTGGATTGGACTGACTTTGAGTCAATAT CTAGCAGCTGGTTTGCGCACGCAAAGAGGTTGACCCTGAAAGTGACAGCGGCCCCCATGTCTCAGAAAATTCTGTGTGCTCAGTTCCCTAATGCAGAGGTCAGTCTTACATTCTTCAATGCCACAGCGCCCACCTGTGGCCAGATGAAGATAGAGAAACTGTGCTTCCCTGATCGGGATATAAACCCCCACATTAAGGAGAACCGCATGCCTGGACCTCTGCGCCAGCTTCGTCGCTTtacccatgctgacctctgccCCAACTACAACATCAGCTACAGGGTGAAACCAG AGTCTCCAGTGCCGTTTATAGTCAATGACTCCACATCTGAGCTGGTAGTCACAGCACCTCTAGACCGTGAGGAGAAGGAGGTCTATCGTCTGATATTAACATGTTTGGTGCAGACAGAAAAGGAATTGTTCACTAATTTTACTCCCCTGCATATCAGTATATATGATGAGGATGACAGTCCCCCTTATGTGAATGGCACGGACACTGAGGATGTGCTTATAGAATTTAGCCGCAATAAG GGAGCAGCATTTGGCGATCTGTTTGTGTACGACAGAGACACAACTTCTACCTATCACAAAGAACAGAGCCAGAATAAGTATGTATGGACACTACTGACTAATGACTCCTGGattaaagacacatttaccatTCAACAGAACTTCAGTGAGGAAAAGCCCATCTTCGGCAATGTGCGAGGGACAGTCTATAAGTACA AGTTGCGTCTCATCAGGAATATTTCAGTGGATGAGAAGCGCTCATTTCAGTTGGACTACCTGGTCAACGACACTACGTTTCGAGGCCCTGAGGGAACTGTgatgctgcattttaatgttaCCATTTTGCCAGTTTCTATTAGCTTCAGTAACATCACCTACTTCTACGTGCTGTCTCGGAAGTCCATGACCTACTCCCAG ATTGGTGAAGTATGTGTGGACAACTGCCTGAAGTTCAAGGGTATTGAAATTGCATACCATTTAGAGTTGAGTGACAGGAACATCTCGGCTAATGTTCAGTCCTGCTACACGGCAGTTGATGTGGCACGGAATCTGGAGGACATGTCTGGAGTTCTCTATGTAAACGACACAGAGCCACTGCGCAGGCCTGAATGTCAGGAGCTACAGTATGTGCTTGTTGCTCATGAGCAGCATAAGCAGCTTCAGGCAAAAACACTAGTCATCATCATTTTTGAAGGCGAAG CGGATCCTTTAAGGACAGACGGACAGCGTTCCCTGGCCTGTGCAGAGAAGAGACAGCGTGGGGAGTGTGAGACATTCAGCGGCCTGGGAACTTCCACTGGAAGATGTCAGTGGAGACAAGGCACAGAAAAAG tgataTCAGAAAATTACTCCACTTGTTCTCCAGACCTGCGTACATGTCCAGATGGCTACTGTGATGTGATTGAAAGCAAAAATATATCCATATGTCCTCAGGATTGCACCC GTGAGCCAATTATTGGAGGCCATGAGAGAGGCCTGATGCTTGGCATTAAGGCAGGACATGGAACCTGCTATTGCTATTTGGAGAAGTGTTTCTGTGAGCAGGATGATATGGAAG AGGCGATATGCGATGATATGTGTAAGACTGTCATAGCCACTGCAGTCCTTCTCTCGTTCATCGTCTccatcctcctctcctcctaCTTCATCCATCGTTATCACAAGAGCACCCCTAAACCACCCATCGCTTCAGCAGAGATGACTTTCCGCAGGCCTGCCCAGTCCTATCCTATCAGCTACTCTGCCAACAATGTTCGACGAGGTTCACTGGACTCCATGGAAAACCAGGTGGCCATCGACACCTTCAAGATACCT GAGGATCCAAAATGGGAATTCCCACGAAAGAATCTAGTCCTGGGTAAAACTCTCGGAGAGGGAGAGTTTGGGAAGGTTGTAAAAGCAACAGCATTCCGCCTTAAAGGAAAGGCAGGATACACTACAGTAGCTGTAAAAATGTTGAAAG aaaacgcCTCTCACAGTGAACTTCGTGACCTTTTGTCAGAATTCACCTTGCTTAAGCAGGTCAACCATCCACACGTAATAAAAATGTACGGAGCTTGTAGCCAGGATG GTCCCCTGTATCTGATCGTTGAATATGCCAAGTATGGATCACTGCGAAACTTCCTGAGAGAGAGCCGGAAAGTGGGGCCCAGCTATATGGGTAGCGATGCCAACCGTAACTCCAGCTACCTCGAGAATCCAGATGAAAGAGCTCTAACCATGGGAGACCTCATCTCGTTCGCCTGGCAGATCTCCAGAGGAATGCAATACCTGGCTGAAATGAAG CTTGTTCATAGAGATCTTGCAGCAAGGAATGTACTGGTAGCAGAGGGCAGGAAGATGAAGATTTCAGACTTTGGTTTGTCTCGGGATGTCTATGAGGAAGATTCCTATGTGAAGAGGAGCAAG GGTCGTATTCCAGTCAAATGGATGGCTATTGAGTCCTTGTTTGACCATATATATACCACACAAAGCGATGT CTGGTCTTttggtgtgctgttatgggaaatcGTGACCCTGGGTGGAAACCCGTACCCAGGCATTGCGCCTGAGCGACTCTTTAATCTTCTCAAGACTGGCTACAGGATGGAAAAACCAGAGAACTGCACTgaagaaat GTATAGTCTGATGCTTCGCTGCTGGAAGCAAGAACCAGATAAGAGACCAACCTTCAGTGAGATCAGCAAAGAGCTGGAGAAGATGATGGTGAAAAGCAGA GACTATCTGGATTTGGCAGCTTCCACTCCTGCAGACGCCCTGCTATATGATGACACTCTGTCTGAAGAGGACACTCCTCTAGTGGACTGTAATAACGCCCCTCTCCCTCGAACCCTCCCTTCCACTTGGATTGAAAACAAGCTCTATG gCATGTCATACCCGAACTGGCCTGAGAAGAGCCCGGTACTGCTCAACAGACTTGATGCAACTAATCCAGAATTTACAAGATATGCCAATGATAGTGTTTATGCAAACTGGATGGCTTTGCCTTCTCCTGCAAAAATTATGGACAAGCTTGATAGTTAA